A genomic region of Pseudopipra pipra isolate bDixPip1 chromosome W, bDixPip1.hap1, whole genome shotgun sequence contains the following coding sequences:
- the LOC135406270 gene encoding ankyrin repeat domain-containing protein 26-like, translated as MEPGTGMQLEALNQALQEELSTLLGKCEQLEKSKCQLQEEMTKLHHHLETLVLDGSQREQCTREVAEGADQERSPKLQEVSLVLQAQAAHQAPLGQTGDIHCESMRIQLEERIKNLERELERVKNTQQERASRKEATQGEMEMYKELYVEEVKTRRCLAKKLERLEKLLRIERRKLRVNEEKESQSQLEEMKKRYSEKVKEVDRFQREVAELSQQLDREREQCTQLEAKNQALQEELSALRGECENLAMDKCQLQEELAKLHHHLETNVVDRSQLEQCKREVEEQADQEIRQKLQEVNEFLQLLSLLKAVAEGNVVGQECCHGR; from the exons atggagcctGGAACAGGCATGCAGCTCGAGGCCCTAAACcaggctttgcaagaagagctgtccaCTCTGCTTGGGAAGTGTGAAcaactggagaagagcaaatgtcagctgcaagaagagaTGACAAAACTCCACCATCATTTGGAGACTTTGGTGCTGGATGGCAGCCAAAGAGAACAGTGTACAAGAGAGGTGGCAGAAGGAGCTGACCAGGAAAGAAGTCCAAAGCTACAAGAGGTCAGCCTTGTTTTGCAg gcacaggcagcccaccaggcCCCACTAGGACAAACTGGAGACATTCATTGTGAATCCATGAGAATCCAGTtggaagaaagaattaaaaatctgGAAAGGGAATTGGAGAGGGtcaaaaacacccaacaagaGAGAGCTTCTCGTAAAGAAGCAACTCAGGGAGAGATGGAAATGTACAAAGAGCTGTATGTGGAGgaagtgaaaaccagaagatgccttgccaagaaactggaaag gctggaaaagcttctgaggaTAGAGAGGAGGAAACTCCGGgttaatgaagagaaagaaagtcagtcccagctggaagaaatgaagaagagatATTCTGAAAAGGTCAAGGAAGTTGATAGATTCCAAAGAGAG gttgctgaactttcccagcagttgGACAGGGAACGTGAACAGTGCACGCAGCTGGAGGCCAAAAATCAGGCTTTGCAAGAAGAACTGTCTGCCCTGCGTGGGGAGTGTGAGAACCTGGCCATGgacaaatgccagctgcaagaagagctggcaaaactcCACCATCATTTGGAGACCAACGTGGTGGATCGCAGCCAACTCGAACAGTGTAAAAGAGAGGTGGAAGAACAAGCAGACcaggaaataagacaaaaactccaggaagtcaatgagtttttgcaa cttctgtctttgctgaaggcagtggcagaaggcaatgtggttgggcaggagtgctgtCATGG gAGGTGA
- the LOC135404401 gene encoding putative ankyrin repeat domain-containing protein 20A5 translates to MPWLLSKKRRQSPSSSPSGQPWAATSSSSASQLREQGLGRLHRAAARGDLGWLRRWRWYVKVVGIDRPDQEMRTPLHLASANGHADVVRYLLRKNSQPNLTDSFKRTALMKAVQQEQEECVAVLLEHGADPNLADADGNTALHLAVLSKNTAVAGLLLEHHANSDAQNQWGFTPFKLAALQQHEEILECLVNKAADRPAQAQGERSALVVPGSHEAHLEEDNLRLQEELDRADAEVWKACPHREKPGGACCFLSILKTDKPVFSVFIGE, encoded by the exons ATGCCGTGGCTTCTGAGCAAGAAGCGACGGCAGtcgccctccagcagccccagtgggcagccctgggctgccaccagctccagcagcgcctcccagctccgggagcaggggctgggcaggctgcaccgcgcggccgcccgcggtgacctgggctggctgaggcgcTGGCGCTGGTACGTCAAGGTAGTCGGCATCGACAGGCCAGACCAGGAGATGCG gacaccTCTGCATCTGGCTTCAGCCAATGGCCATGCAGATGTCGTCAGATATCTgctaagaaagaacagccagcCCAACCTCACTGACAGCTTCAAGAGAACGGCCCTGATGAAG GcagtccagcaggagcaggaagaatgtgttgctgttctgctggaacaCGGTGCCGACCCCAATCTGGCAGACGCTGACGGCAACACTGCCCttcacctggctgtgctctctaaaaacacagctgtagcAGGGCTGTTACTGGAGCATCATGCCAACAGTGATGCTCAGAACCAG tggGGATTTACCCCCTTCAAACTTGCAGCCTTGCAACAGCACGAGGAGATTCTGGAGTGCCTTGTGAACAAAGCAGCTGACAGGCCTGCTCAAGCCCAGGGGGAAAG GAGTGCTCTTGTGGTTCCTGGAAGCCACgaggctcacctggaggaagataatctgcgcttgcaggaggagctggacaggGCTGACGCGGAGGTATGGaaagcctgtccccacagggagaaacctgggGGTGCCTGTTGCTTCCTATCCATCCTGAAAACGGACAAACCAGTGTTCAGTGTGTTCATTGGGGAGTAG